The window AATGACCTTGGGATCACAAATAATGTATACAAAGCAGTCTATGCCATAGCCCATTCTCTACATAATCTTGTCACTTGTCGAAATGGAAATGATCCTTCAAAccgaaaaatatgtgaaaatccTAACCAGATTGAGCCATGGCAGGTAATGTACACTGAATTATTAATTGAATTCTAAATTACACACGTATccttataatattataattttagCTTATATCAAACTTTAATTTACCCGTAGGTATTACATTATCTCAagacagttaattttacaaatagGAACGGTGAGCAGGTTTACTTTGATGACAATGGAGACCCTGTTGCAAGGTATGACCTGATAAACTGGCAAATGAGTAAAGAAGGAGCAATAAAATTTATTACAGTTGGTATTTATGATTCATCCCAACCAGAAAGGCagcaatttaaaatgaataatatcaCAATCATGTGGGCAGGCACCCAGAATAAGGTAAGGTTTACATCCTACTGTGGATGCTGTCTGTGAGAAAAACCAACTAATTTACTGCTCTTTATTTAGAGTATGAATTCAAATAAACTATACCATTTACAGTATGaatataatttgaatttaaaaaaaaaattataacagacTCTATCAATGTGTTGTTTTCAAGGTGCCAAAATCCAGCTGCAGTGAGAGCTGCTCCCGTGGTACTCGAAAAGCTGTTCAGAAAGGAAAACCCCTCTGTTGCTTTGACTGTTTACCTTGTGCTGAAGGTGAAATTAGCAATTCCACAGGTAATCTAAAAAACAGTTTCAGCTTTAGCATTCAAACACATTTTATGTGGTAACTTGTGTCATacactatttactgtatatacagtatgtacacataaAACTATTTTTCTAGTTTCTGCatgtttaaacaataaaaatatacaaactattCTATATTCTGTGtaatacaataatgaaaaaaataatttgttaatatcTCTAAAACATATAAGACTAATGCTTTGAATTAtggaaaattaatacattttaatgccTCATTAGGTAAAatttttttcattgcattctGATATTTTGCAGAATCCCAGATATTAGTGCTGTTATAATATAGCTCCTTGAGACTGAGTTTAAATCCCATGCTCCTTCACTGTTTTTGTGTGATTTCCTTCCACAACCTAAAGATGTGCACCTTAGATTCATTGAAAACCCTAAACTAAGAGTGCATAAGTAGGTGTGTGCTGTGTGAATGAGTTTGTACTGTGAGAGATGTGTCCCCTGTCTAGGGTGGGTTCATATATTGCTTCCATTGTTGTCTAAATAGGCCCTGTCACCCTTGAACGAAACAATGAGAGTACATACGGTAAGAGGCTTGCCTGGATATTATATTAGAAAAGAACAActgaattgaataaaaaaaactccTACTGCAATGTTATTTCTTATAATGTCTTTTGCcaatgcaatattttatttttaagcatttatACCTCTTGAAAAAGCAGCCTTATGTATTGTTCAGTTTCTATAAACACATGGTAACTTTGTGAATTGAATTAAAGTTACTTGTTtgggttaaaataaataaaaaaagaaaaaagaaagactcAAATCCATTCAATAGTATAAAAGTACTCATCTTATGCATGCATGACTATGCCAAACAAGCCAAATAAGGGAAggcaggaaaaaaatcaaaaaaggaaaaagcattttataataaatatctcAGCATGGCTGTAACAAGCTTGAAACTACTTAACAGGTGCTTATCTCAGGAGTGTACAGTGCACTATGTGTGACCAAATATCACTAGGTAGAAAAAGGCACCTGTACACAGGTAATAAAAAGGATAAGTTAAAAGCATTATTTTATTCAGAGTGGCTCAGTTGTACAGTGGTTAACGTTTCTGTCTCACTGCTCCAGGGTTTGATGGATACTCTGTTCATTCAGTGTGAAACATCTGCAGCAGTTGTCCAGATTCTTAAAAATTTTGTTCCACATTCTAAGGAAGTACATTTTGGATTATAGCATCTCTGTGTGTTGTCTTGATAAGAATGTGTTTCTGAGTATGACTTGTCATAGACTGCCACCCCAGTCTAGGTTAGTTCATACTATGAGAAAAGTTTCTAAATAAAGTTCACAAATTGGCTAAGgatcacatattttaaaatatgggcAGGCGATAGAATTACCTGTCAAAAACATCTCCCAGCACTCTCATgttaacaaacaaaataacacaatttattttaaacacttggATTATAGAAGATGGATTTACAATAAGCAACACAAAGCATAAATCTAATATGACTTGCTATGCtgaatacatatttttgtaaatgataaaacaaaatagCTCATTGCAGATTTTGCTGTTTGGCAGCTTGTTTCCTTCAAATTGGCTTATTGATGgaaaaattatttatgttttgataatttcctaaaaaaattaacacttcctttatcattaaaaaaaactttgcctGATGTGTTTTCATTATGAAGTAATGTACGTATATCACAAACTCTGTACCTTTGAATTCATAGACATTTTCATATCCTACTAATAATGGTTACAAAAATCAAATGAACCAGGTATGCAAACAACTGATTAATTTTGGACAATTTCGAATAATGCTTATGTATTACCTAACCATAACAGTTAAAAATACCCAAAAACGACAGCTGTTGCTTACACTATACACCTTCAAGAAAACAAACCTTTTAGTTCACCATTAGCCAAATGTAGGGGAAAATAAGCTTTTTGATATTGTAGATGAGAATCATTTCACCGAAGGCCTCTaactaaaacatttattaaaataatgaaaaatctttgtctagtttttgagTTTCTTGGACCCTCTGAACTTTGAGTGTGGCTGGTATTTCTTCTCACAGCATGTCTGTGTATATTTGTGTGGTTATCCATGATTGTGGGGTCATATAGTTTGAAGCCACTATATGGCTTGAAGCCAGCCTCActaaatataacaaaagaaagttaTGCTGTAAGACTTTTAGCTTTTCTGTTAAATTTAGAAAACATATAAAAGCTAAAGATACATCAGACACATAGATTATTACTTTCAGGTTTTCACAAATAACTAGAAATACTTTTGTTAACTCATTTGCTGACGTTACCCCAGCTAACAGGTAACAAGTATTATTTGTAATGAAACTGGTTCCTGTCATTTAATGGGGTGGAGGCAATGCTTTGTCCTTACATGTCCTTACATAGGCCTAAATGGTAggcttttcatttctttatagaGATCTCTATTGTTTGGATGTACTTTGGGCTTGCTGGCTAGAATATACTTTACAGTTTTTAAGGTTTCACAAGGTGATCCTCTCTTGCTGGCATAAAATGTGTCAGTTAAGGAAGTGATCAGTTAAGTGTTTTCTTAAGCATGGACAATAGTTGTGGAGACACATGCAGTGTCTCCTATTTGTGCACCTTGGTGTCCTTTAGCAAGGCAGAATTCTCTGAGGTGCCCACACCCAGTGTTGTTACAGGCTATATTCTGCTAGTGAGTGTCAGTACTCAGATTCCCCTCACTCTCCTCGCTGATCAATGTGCTGTAACAGTCTGGCATATGTATGTGAACTATACTTGCAAGGGTGTAGATGCTGATATCCTGTGATGTTgatatagaaatatataaatgaaagacaatgaaaaacaacataaaattatgaaagcttAGTTGAAGTTTTTGTttcctatagaaaaaggcacataacctTTGAATTCTGATCTTTAGTTGGGTATGAAGCTTGTATTGCATGCAAGTGACATTCATCTACTCTATAATTtgttcaagcaaaaaaaaatcacctttgcGGGGAGTTTAAAACTTTTCTCATATTTTTAAGTAGCCTCTCAGAAAGTGGGTGCAGAAATGACAATTGTTGTTTCTATCCTTCTATCTGTCAatctatatattttaatatatatatatatatatatatatatatatatatatatatatatatatatatatatatacacacacacacatataggtaTATATAGTAATACTATAGATAACTTTATACTATATGCAACAAAATGCTCAGCAgattcattcttttttatttagattcAATTGACTGCATCAAGTGCCCTTTGGAATACAAATCAAACAGACAAAGAGATCAATGCATATTAAAGGAAATTGAATTCCTATCCTTTGAAGAAATCATGGGGACAGTCCTGGTGATATTTTCATTATTGGGAACTTGTGCAACAATAGCTATAGCatcagttttctttcattttaaggaAACTCCTATTGTCAAAGCCAATAACTCTGAGTTaagtttccttttattattttcattagtgCTTTGTTTCCTGTGTTCATTGACATTTATTGGCGAACCCTCTGATTGGTCCTGTATGTTACGTCACACTGCCTTTGGaataacatttgttttatgtatttcttgTGTTCTAGGTAAAACAATAGTGGTGTTAATGGCATTTAGATCCACACTTCCCGGAAACAATATGATGAAATGGTTTGGCCCGATACAACAGAAGTTCACTGTTTTTTCCTTTACCCTTATACAAGCAATAGTTTGCTTGATTTGGCTATTAGTGTCACCTCCGTTCCCATATCAAAACACTTCATACTACGTAGAGAAAATCATCTTAGAATGTAATTTGGGTTCATCAGTAGCATTTTATGCTGTTTTAGGTTATATTGGATTTTTGTCTGCCATATGTTTTGTACTTGCTTTTTTCGCCCGTAAATTACCAGATAACTTTAATGAAGCAAAATACATAACTTTTAGTATGCTGATATTCTGTGCTGTCTGGATTACTTTCATTCCGGCATACATCAGCTCACCTGGAAAATATACAGTAGCAGtagaaatatttgcaattttagCTTCAagcttttctttgcttttttgtatttttgctccAAAGTGTTACATACTATTATTAAAACCAGAGAAGAATACAAAGAAGCATCTAATGGGCAAACCAACATAAAATGCTTAATCCTGCCTTATAAATTCGAAATTAAtggttatttcttttttctcaaCATACTTTATGACTTTCTGTATGTTCACATTTTAACCAAAGCAAAATGTAAATGCTGATGCTAAATTACTTATTTACATTTTGCACTGTATATGGCTAAACTAAAAtcttacagtatttataaagaaAGGGGCTTAGATTTATTTTCCAAAGTTGAAACATAAAAGTAATATGAGTGGAAATAAAGTAAATATGTTGAACTAATTTGCATAATGCTTGTACTATTAAtcgttcaatttattttatttgatgcagctttaaaatgtaattgtcttgttctttatttcgtcttatacaatttcttgtattaggaatttggtagttttcacatacctcttggggtcagagcacagggtaagccattgtacagtgcctctGGAGCaaatgaaggttaagggccttgctcaagggcccagcatagtaggatctctttttggtagtgacagggattcgaaccggcaaccttcgggctaccagcacagatccttagcctcagagccaccactcagacAGAAATACCCAACCAACAATAATGGTCTACAACAAGAGCTTTAGAAAATTTACAAATTAGCACAATACAGTCAGTATGTGTTGTTTGCTTGACTGGATGTTAGCTATTTGTGAAAACGGGATATGTCATAATTCACTTCAAGAATTGTTTCTTATTTGTGCATTTTGTGCTCCTTTTGTGTGTTTCCATCAGTATTCTCCATGCAAAATTCCTTTCTAAGAAGAATGAAATTCTTTACATTGTTTATGGCTTTGGTAgttttgaacatccatccatccattttctaacccgctgaatccgaacacagggtcacgggggtctgctggagccaatcccagccaacacagggcacaaggcaggaaaccgggcagggtgccaacccaccgcaggacacacacaaacacacccacacaccaagcacacactaaggccaatttagaatcgccaatccacctaacctgcatgtctttggactgtgggaggaaaccggagcgcccggaggaaacccacgcagacacgggggagaacatgcaaactccacgcagggaggacccaggaagcgaactcagggccccagatcacccaactgcgaggcagcagcgctacccactgcaccaccgtgccgcccagttttGAACATCAGGGTAGATAACAATGAAGTCCAGTCAGCACTACCTGTCTTTACACAGATCTGCTCTGACATATTCTTTCTTTATGTCTGTAGCTGAGATTTAGCGTTCTCTGTTTTTGATGCCTCCTGCTTCCTGTCCAGTTTTGCATAACAAATATTATCAATTAATATTTATTCAATAGTAAAATAGAAATATCATACATTTGTCTACATGCTGAGACATGAGCTACACATTAGGACTTTCATGTACTAGAAagcaagatttatttatttgaaagtatGACTGCAGCATAAAATAGCTAATAGAACACATTTAACTTGgtaatga of the Erpetoichthys calabaricus chromosome 2, fErpCal1.3, whole genome shotgun sequence genome contains:
- the LOC114645411 gene encoding LOW QUALITY PROTEIN: extracellular calcium-sensing receptor-like (The sequence of the model RefSeq protein was modified relative to this genomic sequence to represent the inferred CDS: deleted 1 base in 1 codon) produces the protein MISFIYAIAALTAFAQDPVCRLQGRPDLPLFSKNGDIIIGGVFSLHDNLVLNKPSFNIIPEPLKCKGFNFREFQFAEAMIYAIEEINNSTDMLLNISLGYRIYDGCGFPLLAIKGSMDSVIGPEERTNVNVSCNKLSTVHGLIGQSDSTSTIGMATTFAPFHIPVISHFATCACLSNKKLFPTFFRTIPSDYYQSKALAQLVKYFGWTWVGTVRSDNDYGNNGMATFLQAAQQEGVCIEYSEAIFRTNPRDKFLKTVDVIKQSSSKVIVAFVSFIDMEFLINELLLQNVTGFQWIGSESWVSAKNLATKANFKVIGGAVGVAIGNAIIPGLKEFLLHIQPTDAPDNSGLNKLWEMTFNCSFTTEGNLTSFKKCTGTESMNEINNDYTDINDLGITNNVYKAVYAIAHSLHNLVTCRNGNDPSNRKICENPNQIEPWQVLHYLKTVNFTNRNGEQVYFDDNGDPVARYDLINWQMSKEGAIKFITVGIYDSSQPERQQFKMNNITIMWAGTQNKVPKSSCSESCSRGTRKAVQKGKPLCCFDCLPCAEGEISNSTDSIDCIKCPLEYKSNRQRDQCILKEIEFLSFEEIMGTVLVIFSLLGTCATIAIASVFFHFKETPIVKANNSELSFLLLFSLVLCFLCSLTFIGEPSDWSCMLRHTAFGITFVLCISCVLGKTIVVLMAFRSTLPGNNMMKWFGPIQQKFTVFSFTLIQAIVCLIWLLVSPPFPYQNTSYYVEKIILECNLGSSVAFYAVLGYIGFLSAICFVLAFFARKLPDNFNEAKYITFSMLIFCAVWITFIPAYISSPGKYTVAVEIFAILASSFSLLFCIFAPKCYILLLKPEKNTKKHLMGKPT